The Roseibium sp. Sym1 nucleotide sequence GGTGGACAGGCTGATGTCGCTGTCCTTGAGCGCAAACAATCCATATCCGTCCGTTTCCAGGGGACCGACCCACGTGAAATCAGGTTCTCGCGAGGCGGTGCGCCAAAGCGCCAGGAAACAATGGTCGGCGTTGTTCCGTACGGCGTTCAGGCCGCGCTTGAACGGACGGATGTGCAGTTCCAGCTCGATACCGGCATTGCCGGCGATTTGCCGGAGAAACTCGGTGGCGGTGCCCTGTATCCGGCCGGTTTCATCCTGAAAATAGAGCGGTTTGTAGTCTTCCGTGTATACGACAACCCTCGATTGGGTATTCTCGAGCGTCGTGGCCGGTCCTGTTCCCGTGCACAAGATTAGTCCCGCAAGAAGTGCGGACAAAGCGCGGCTCATGGGACAGTCCTTTCGTCTTGTCAGGCGATTCGCCTGGCCGGGATTGTATCCACGCACCGATTGTATCCCCGCACATGTTTAAGAATGGTTTGGGTGTGCAGGACTCATTTCCCCGGCTTGGGCCTGTCGCTGTGTCCCAGGTCCCTGTCGGGCCACAACAGATCGCGCAGCCTTTGCTTGAGGATCTTGGCTTCCGGAAACCCGCCATCCGTGGTGCGGTCCCAGACAGTGTTGGTGTCGCAGGTGATGGTGAAGACACCGCCGGTTCCGGGAACGAGCGTCACGGCACCGGTCTCTTCAGAGAATGTGGACAGGATTTCCTGGGCCATCCAGGCCGAGCGGAGCAGCCAGTTGCATTGGCGGCAGTAGGTAATGATGATATGCGGCGAGGGAACATTCGTCATGGTCACCTCTCTCCTTTCGGTCTTGTCCCGGGTCCCTGTCCGCTTGTGCCACAGCTCACCTCCGAAACACCAGATGTCGCCGCCGCCGAACTTGTTGAGGCGTTCCGGGCATTTCCACAGCTGAAGGACCTGTGCGGCGAGCCGCACGCCGCCGTGTTGCAGCCGGGCCTGACCAACCGGGTCTTCCGGCTGCAAGCGGAGCTAGGAGACTTTTTCCTGCGTCTGCCGGCGCCAGGCAGTGCCGGCACCGTCAACCGGATGGCCGAGGCGCATAATCTGAAGCTTGCGGTGGAACTTGACCTGGCAGTACCTGCCCTCTTCTGCGATGTGTCGAGCGGCATTCTGTTGACCCGGGCCCTCATCGTCGCGGACCGGCCGCCGGCGAACCTGGCATGGCGGATCGGAGCGGTGCTTGGTCGTTTGCATGCCTCGGGCGCCGTGTTTCAGGACGTGCTCAGCCCGGACGCGGTTCTGGCGACGCAACGCCAAAGCCTGTCCGGCCAACCCGGGTTGCTGCGGGACTTCGCGTTGCTGGAGCGCGCGCTCGTAGATGCCGGGGGCGGTGAGGAAACGCTCGTCCGGGTGCCAAGTCACGGGGACCCGTCCCCTGGCAATTTCCTTGCCACGGCAGACAGGCTCTGGCTGATCGACTGGGAATATTCCGCCATGGCGGATCCGGCCTGGGACCTCGCTTACGCCATCCTGGAACACGGTTTCACCGGGGACCGGGAAGGTCACCTTCTTGAAGGATACCGCGCGGCGGGAGCCCTGTGTCCGACCCCGGCACGGCTTGAGGTGATGAAGGCGAAATGCGACGCGGTATCGGCCTGTTGGGCTCTGGAACAGCTGGCGGCGGGGCGCGAAGAAGAGATCTACAGGCCGTTTGCGGCCGCGCGGCACGACAGGGCGCTGCGTCGCCTGCAGGACATGCTCAATTGACCGCGGGAGGCTGTTCCGGATCGGCAAGGCACTGGGCGTATCGGGTGTTCAGCCGGTTGCGCAGGGACGCGTTGTCCGGTTGTGCGGTCAGATCGGTCCAGATGCCGTCCTCTTTCAGCCGTTCCAGCGTGCAGCCGCAGGCGCTCTCGCACATTTCAGGCCTGTCATATGTCTCCTGGCAGGCCGCCGTGCAGTTGCTGACAAAAGCGGCGCCGACCCGATCCGCCGCGGGGCTTGCCTGCACGGCAATCCAGACCAATCCGTAAAGCACCGGCTGGTGCAGGAGATAGATGGCGAGCGAATGCCGGCCGGCCAGGCGTGTAACCCGGCCGATCCTGCTGGAGAAGCTGAACCGCGAGAGCCCTTGCCAGGTCTTCAGGACCCGAAAGGCGCGGGACAGTGCCAGGCCCGCCAGCGTTACGCCGGTCCACGGTGCCACCGGCACGTAATCCACGCTGCCGAAAGTCGGGGTGCCGAGACCGGTCCACAACCAGACTTCGCCGTCGAACGCGTGCGAGGCGCCCCAAAGGGGGAGGGTCAGAAACACCGCGGAGGCTGCAAGGACGC carries:
- a CDS encoding SelT/SelW/SelH family protein — translated: MTNVPSPHIIITYCRQCNWLLRSAWMAQEILSTFSEETGAVTLVPGTGGVFTITCDTNTVWDRTTDGGFPEAKILKQRLRDLLWPDRDLGHSDRPKPGK
- a CDS encoding choline/ethanolamine kinase family protein, producing the protein MPQLTSETPDVAAAELVEAFRAFPQLKDLCGEPHAAVLQPGLTNRVFRLQAELGDFFLRLPAPGSAGTVNRMAEAHNLKLAVELDLAVPALFCDVSSGILLTRALIVADRPPANLAWRIGAVLGRLHASGAVFQDVLSPDAVLATQRQSLSGQPGLLRDFALLERALVDAGGGEETLVRVPSHGDPSPGNFLATADRLWLIDWEYSAMADPAWDLAYAILEHGFTGDREGHLLEGYRAAGALCPTPARLEVMKAKCDAVSACWALEQLAAGREEEIYRPFAAARHDRALRRLQDMLN
- a CDS encoding DUF1624 domain-containing protein, which translates into the protein MPTTRLAVIDLARGLAVVAMAVYHLSWDLSWFSLVDWPVAQGPGWRLFAGSIAGSFLFLAGVSLDLAHHNGIRWQAFWRRLAMIIAAAAAVSLATYFAFGSSFVRFGILHCIALSSLIALGFVRLPLWSVLAASAVFLTLPLWGASHAFDGEVWLWTGLGTPTFGSVDYVPVAPWTGVTLAGLALSRAFRVLKTWQGLSRFSFSSRIGRVTRLAGRHSLAIYLLHQPVLYGLVWIAVQASPAADRVGAAFVSNCTAACQETYDRPEMCESACGCTLERLKEDGIWTDLTAQPDNASLRNRLNTRYAQCLADPEQPPAVN
- a CDS encoding substrate-binding periplasmic protein, coding for MSRALSALLAGLILCTGTGPATTLENTQSRVVVYTEDYKPLYFQDETGRIQGTATEFLRQIAGNAGIELELHIRPFKRGLNAVRNNADHCFLALWRTASREPDFTWVGPLETDGYGLFALKDSDISLSTVEDSFAFATGAVAGWTSTEELQRAGHDKLVLVDQDGLNVNMLKMGHTKLWLGGLISAPYVAAQHGVEIRNVLTMQEVELSLACNPRISRHLTDRLQASLQEYRKRVPVRNPKKLTQ